One part of the Pseudoliparis swirei isolate HS2019 ecotype Mariana Trench chromosome 6, NWPU_hadal_v1, whole genome shotgun sequence genome encodes these proteins:
- the zgc:158868 gene encoding uncharacterized protein zgc:158868 isoform X2, whose amino-acid sequence MSDEDSISAAVQAVSRQIDAGGLNLLINNAAINQPAAPALLAATGKKDMMDVYETNVVGPFLLAKMFLPLLKRAAEMGSPEEDSVVSLSSVCHNAHVCLRERDDVLQEVGHHQPLVDLLVHAQMPRDLCSRSDVPVQGQQGSTEHGDALSIRRLQEAQHLGDGHPPGLGPHADGRSPGRPLHRGQRARHAGRHDVARQQGRRDARGLAGQHHPLVVVQPGPPDPDHEDLHRGAGPFCLRKCDCKNTIKITHFERNMFLKSSRFILLLLGEL is encoded by the exons ATGTCTGACGAGGACAGCATCTCTGCTGCCGTCCAGGCGGTGAGCCGGCAGATCGACGCCGGTGGGCTGAACCTCCTCATCAACAACGCCGCCATCAACCAGCCGGCCGCACCGGCGCTGCTCGCCGCCACCGGGAAGAAGGACATGATGGACGTGTACGAAACCAACGTGGTCGGCCCGTTTCTCCTTGCCAAG aTGTTCCTTCCACTCCTCAAGAGGGCAGCAGAGATGGGCTCCCCTGAAGAGGACTCTG TTGTGTCATTATCTTCCGTTTGCCATAACGCACACGTCTGTCTCAGAGAAAGAGACGATGTCCTGCAGGAGGTCGGCCATCATCAACCTCTCGTCGACCTTCTCGTCCATGCACAAATGCCCAGAGACCTTTGCTCGCGCTCCGATGTACCCGTACAGGGCCAGCAAG GCAGCACTGAACATGGTGACGCGCTGTCAATCAGAAGACTTCAAGAAGCACAACATCTTGGTGACGGCCATCCACCCGGGCTGGGTCCGCACGCGGATGGGAGGAGCCCAG GGCGTCCTCTCCACCGAGGACAGCGTGCTCGCCATGCTGGACGTCATGACGTCGCTCGGCAACAAGGACGCCGGGATGCTCGTGGACTGGCAGGGCAACACCATCCCCTGGTAGTGGTCCAGCCGGGCCCACCAGACCCGGACCACGAGGACCTGCACCGGGGGGCGGGACCCTTTTGTCTGAGGAAATGTGACtgcaaaaatacaataaaaataactcaTTTTGAAAGGAATATGTTCTTAAAATCCTCTCGTTTCATTCTTTTGTTATTAGGAGAACTTTAA